Proteins encoded within one genomic window of bacterium:
- a CDS encoding type II secretion system protein gives MNKINVIGRAVPVTRNQSVAQKTAISNFLKKYKFVKKNTNVSSTVGATAGFTLIEVLVVIGILAILATVVLVAVNPAKQFKTARDSQRTANVASVLNAVSQNIADNGGVFSCNGEAKNIPTTFEPMKSGVGAGVFDIADCISPTYISSLPFDPKKTGAFWETPDSYDTGYLILQDITGRVTVKSDVAETTASGDIMVTR, from the coding sequence ATGAATAAAATAAATGTAATTGGAAGAGCTGTTCCTGTGACGCGTAATCAAAGCGTGGCACAAAAGACCGCTATTTCAAATTTTTTGAAGAAGTATAAGTTTGTGAAGAAAAATACTAATGTATCCAGTACAGTTGGTGCTACTGCTGGTTTTACTTTGATAGAGGTTTTAGTGGTAATTGGAATTCTGGCAATTCTTGCAACTGTTGTTTTGGTCGCAGTGAATCCTGCCAAGCAATTTAAGACAGCAAGAGATTCTCAACGTACCGCAAATGTTGCATCAGTTCTAAATGCAGTGAGTCAAAACATTGCAGATAATGGTGGGGTATTCAGTTGTAATGGGGAGGCAAAAAATATACCAACAACATTTGAGCCTATGAAGAGTGGAGTTGGGGCTGGAGTGTTTGATATAGCGGATTGTATTTCCCCGACCTATATTTCCTCATTACCCTTTGATCCAAAGAAAACAGGCGCCTTCTGGGAGACTCCAGACAGCTATGATACAGGATATCTGATACTTCAAGACATAACAGGAAGAGTGACAGTTAAGTCTGATGTAGCTGAAACTACAGCCTCTGGGGACATAATGGTGACAAGGTAG
- a CDS encoding DedA family protein has translation MLDFLIKPIIDSMPYFASMGVLVYLIVFIISGLESSPVGAVFPGVIVMLYFGSVISQGYMHFFPCVIASIIGATLGDMISYSLGKYGRRFFKDHHRYLSTKNLKVGHSFFDKYGAKSLVMARFIGPIRPAVPIVAGTTGMDFKTFNLWNIVGATVWSVAYLMLGVLVGRKWHLFGKYFSEVGLILSVIGIVAFLWWLKIERKKVVGI, from the coding sequence ATGTTAGATTTTCTAATCAAACCAATAATAGACTCAATGCCTTATTTTGCATCAATGGGCGTTCTTGTTTATTTGATAGTTTTTATAATTTCAGGTCTAGAATCAAGTCCTGTTGGAGCCGTATTTCCAGGAGTTATTGTGATGCTTTATTTTGGCTCAGTAATTTCTCAGGGCTATATGCATTTTTTCCCATGTGTAATTGCCTCAATAATAGGTGCGACACTTGGTGATATGATTAGTTATTCCCTGGGTAAATACGGCAGAAGATTCTTCAAGGATCATCATAGATATTTAAGTACAAAAAATCTGAAGGTGGGGCATTCTTTTTTTGATAAATATGGGGCAAAAAGCCTTGTTATGGCCAGATTTATTGGCCCAATACGTCCCGCTGTTCCAATAGTAGCAGGGACAACTGGTATGGACTTCAAGACATTTAACCTATGGAATATTGTCGGTGCAACAGTTTGGTCTGTCGCTTATTTAATGCTTGGAGTTTTGGTTGGTAGAAAATGGCATCTATTTGGAAAATATTTCTCTGAGGTTGGACTTATCCTTTCTGTAATAGGTATAGTTGCATTCCTGTGGTGGTTAAAAATAGAAAGAAAGAAAGTGGTTGGAATCTAG
- a CDS encoding response regulator, translating into MEQQNTTNQTDANLDVNTAAEPAVTIKKKVLVIDDDENLSSVLVDKLNFSGFIAESAGDGVIGLKKAFEIKPDVILLDVKMPNMSGWETLEKLRTDPWGEHAKVMMLTSIDKPESVAHAMEQGTTVFLVKTNYTLDQIVEKVKEVLTM; encoded by the coding sequence ATGGAACAACAAAACACAACAAATCAAACTGATGCAAATCTAGACGTAAACACAGCTGCTGAGCCGGCAGTAACTATTAAGAAAAAAGTATTAGTAATTGATGATGACGAGAACCTTTCTTCCGTTTTAGTAGATAAACTAAACTTCTCAGGTTTTATCGCTGAATCAGCTGGAGACGGAGTAATTGGTCTAAAGAAAGCATTTGAAATAAAGCCAGACGTAATTTTGCTTGACGTAAAAATGCCAAATATGAGTGGTTGGGAGACATTAGAAAAACTAAGAACTGATCCTTGGGGAGAACATGCAAAAGTTATGATGCTTACATCAATTGATAAGCCAGAGAGTGTCGCTCATGCAATGGAGCAGGGAACTACCGTTTTTCTAGTTAAAACAAACTACACCTTAGATCAAATTGTGGAGAAGGTGAAGGAGGTTTTAACTATGTAA
- a CDS encoding prepilin-type N-terminal cleavage/methylation domain-containing protein: protein MRIFKKYKEEGISKLIGGGSRSRFKKAGFTLIELLVVISIIALLSSVVLASVNTARQKAQISKVRSDMEEFAKALELYRTSFGSYPKFPLGSWLQDQYQLGVPASTLTEVTDNVSALLKTKKLYMGDLTKSLISLPKLGYMYIAYVTDPVELSEYFSRYYSCGGIKTFNNYYIQIYLQDIDSQLYGQPSFPFTSSYWNKEIIDWGEGPSELGDYCMGN, encoded by the coding sequence ATGCGAATTTTTAAAAAATACAAAGAGGAAGGAATCTCAAAACTGATAGGGGGGGGCTCTAGATCTAGGTTCAAGAAAGCTGGCTTCACTCTAATTGAACTTCTGGTGGTTATTTCAATTATTGCTTTGCTTTCATCTGTTGTTTTGGCTTCAGTAAATACAGCGAGACAAAAGGCTCAGATATCAAAGGTGAGAAGTGATATGGAGGAATTTGCCAAGGCCTTGGAGTTATATAGGACAAGTTTTGGATCATATCCGAAATTTCCTCTAGGCTCTTGGCTTCAAGATCAGTACCAACTTGGTGTACCCGCATCTACCTTAACTGAAGTTACTGATAATGTAAGCGCTTTACTTAAAACAAAAAAGCTATATATGGGTGATTTGACTAAATCACTAATCTCTCTTCCTAAGTTGGGTTATATGTATATAGCTTATGTCACCGATCCTGTTGAGTTATCGGAGTATTTTTCACGCTACTACTCTTGCGGTGGTATTAAAACATTTAATAATTATTATATACAAATTTATCTTCAAGATATTGATAGTCAATTGTATGGTCAACCTTCTTTTCCATTTACGAGTTCCTACTGGAATAAGGAAATAATAGATTGGGGAGAAGGGCCTTCTGAATTAGGTGATTATTGCATGGGAAACTGA
- a CDS encoding PAS domain-containing sensor histidine kinase yields the protein MTENVENEIPALVPTTVEPLLEKAKDPSSELEQKDILVRHITISITTVIVLMGLLFWVTPFFTDIFLYPQKYFNLEGAGTGGGMFTSFSASGFEALILLISAYITTVLIGYIVYLLLTSTTRAELISSYKTKKLLGSKMELEEIYENAPIPYLTINEEGEIHGCNKSALRFFGVIPAEISGKNFFFYTAEEDKELGEKFLNFYKSNLPINKEEIRMITKEGSVKWASISIFQSKDFSTGKKSGLVTVFDITEQKQLDQAKTEFVSLASHQLRTPLATIKWYTEMLSSGDLGVLTDKQKEYLGRMARVNKDMVDLVETLLNVSRIEIGTLAITKESTNVPLIVDGIIVELASQIDAKKIVFNKKYNNALSNVNSDPKLLRIVIQNLITNAIKYNRDGGSITIDLQDGVSLDQGEISVTDTGLGIPKDQQNRVFSKLFRAKNVQDVSSSQSTGLGLYLVKSVAEALGGSISFASEENVGSTFTLRL from the coding sequence ATGACTGAAAATGTAGAAAATGAAATACCAGCTTTGGTGCCAACTACAGTTGAACCATTGTTGGAAAAAGCAAAGGATCCATCTTCAGAACTAGAACAAAAGGATATTCTTGTTAGACATATTACAATTAGTATTACAACTGTAATTGTGCTAATGGGACTTTTGTTTTGGGTCACCCCTTTCTTCACTGATATATTTTTATATCCTCAAAAATATTTTAATCTAGAAGGAGCGGGTACTGGAGGAGGAATGTTCACTAGTTTCTCTGCTTCTGGATTTGAAGCATTGATATTGTTGATTTCTGCCTATATAACTACAGTACTTATTGGTTATATAGTGTATCTTCTTTTAACATCAACAACGCGAGCAGAGCTTATCTCTTCATATAAGACAAAAAAACTACTAGGTTCAAAGATGGAGCTTGAGGAAATATATGAAAATGCACCAATACCATATTTAACAATTAACGAAGAAGGTGAAATACATGGATGTAATAAATCTGCTCTAAGATTTTTTGGAGTTATACCAGCCGAAATTTCAGGAAAAAATTTCTTTTTTTATACAGCAGAAGAAGATAAGGAACTGGGTGAGAAATTCCTTAATTTTTACAAATCTAATCTACCAATCAATAAGGAGGAAATTAGAATGATAACAAAAGAAGGTTCAGTTAAATGGGCTTCAATTTCAATATTTCAAAGTAAAGATTTTTCAACAGGTAAGAAAAGTGGTTTGGTTACAGTTTTTGATATAACAGAGCAAAAGCAATTGGATCAAGCAAAGACAGAATTCGTCTCCTTAGCTTCACATCAATTGAGAACACCTCTTGCAACAATTAAATGGTATACAGAAATGCTTTCATCTGGAGATTTAGGTGTCTTAACAGATAAGCAAAAAGAATATTTAGGTAGAATGGCTAGGGTTAATAAAGATATGGTTGATTTAGTAGAGACTTTATTAAATGTTTCAAGAATAGAAATCGGTACACTTGCAATAACAAAAGAATCTACAAATGTGCCCCTAATTGTTGATGGAATTATCGTTGAACTTGCGTCGCAAATTGATGCAAAGAAAATCGTATTTAATAAGAAATACAATAATGCATTATCAAATGTGAATAGTGATCCAAAACTTCTCAGAATTGTTATTCAAAACCTGATTACAAATGCCATTAAGTACAATAGAGACGGCGGAAGTATAACAATTGATTTGCAGGATGGAGTAAGTCTAGATCAAGGAGAAATAAGCGTAACAGATACTGGTCTGGGAATTCCAAAGGATCAGCAAAACAGAGTTTTTTCAAAGCTGTTTCGTGCGAAAAATGTACAGGATGTTAGTAGTAGCCAAAGTACTGGACTTGGTCTATATCTTGTTAAATCAGTTGCTGAGGCACTTGGCGGAAGTATTAGTTTTGCATCAGAGGAGAATGTTGGCTCAACTTTCACTTTGAGGTTATAA
- the purF gene encoding amidophosphoribosyltransferase, with protein sequence MENPGEKCAVFGIYGKGLDVSRLTFFGLYSLQHRGQENSGIATTDGEEIFCHKGVGLVSQVFNEKIIQSLPGYIGIGHNRYSTSSGAGVEYAHPIETSDKTITLVHNGNLPSTTLLTKFLKDRGIELQKASDSMIITEALHALVTKGKTIEDAIEEIFPLMTGSFSILIMTKNKLIALRDQYGIRPLSIAKLNGGFVFASETCAFHPIGATFMRDVNPGEMVVVDESGLKIKQIVKGIQKLDIFEFVYFSRPDSTLLGKSIYDVRKNFGKRLAEEYLIDADVVIPIPETSIPVAIGYANASGIPFEMGIIKSRYIHRTFIEPEQHIREQGVKLKLAPLKEMIENKRVIVVDDSIVRGTTSRQIVKMLFETGAKEVHFVISSPPVKYPDFYGIDLPKQSDLLASKMSIEEMNKYLGSTSLNFLSYDGMIESTGLSESLFCTSCFNGKYPIDLRERKDEVSYE encoded by the coding sequence ATGGAAAACCCTGGAGAAAAATGTGCAGTATTTGGAATCTATGGTAAAGGTCTAGACGTAAGCCGTCTGACCTTTTTTGGTTTATACTCTCTACAACATAGAGGGCAGGAGAATTCAGGAATTGCAACAACAGATGGGGAAGAAATATTTTGTCATAAAGGAGTTGGATTAGTATCGCAAGTCTTCAATGAGAAAATAATACAAAGTCTACCAGGATACATTGGAATAGGTCACAATAGATATTCAACCTCGTCAGGTGCCGGAGTTGAGTACGCACACCCCATAGAAACTTCTGACAAGACAATCACCTTGGTGCACAATGGAAACCTACCTAGCACAACGCTATTAACAAAGTTTTTGAAGGATAGGGGAATAGAATTGCAAAAAGCTTCCGACTCTATGATAATCACAGAAGCACTGCACGCCCTTGTTACTAAAGGTAAAACAATAGAAGATGCTATAGAAGAAATTTTCCCGCTAATGACGGGATCTTTTTCTATATTAATAATGACTAAGAATAAGTTGATTGCACTTAGAGATCAATATGGAATTAGACCACTATCTATTGCCAAGTTAAATGGAGGCTTTGTTTTTGCATCAGAAACCTGCGCCTTTCATCCAATTGGTGCAACTTTTATGAGAGATGTGAATCCAGGAGAAATGGTTGTTGTAGATGAGAGCGGGCTTAAGATAAAACAAATCGTAAAAGGAATTCAGAAGCTGGATATTTTTGAATTCGTATATTTTTCCCGACCTGACAGTACTTTGCTTGGCAAGTCAATTTATGATGTTAGAAAGAATTTTGGAAAGCGCTTAGCAGAGGAGTATTTAATTGATGCAGATGTTGTTATACCAATTCCTGAGACTTCAATTCCTGTTGCTATAGGTTATGCAAATGCATCTGGAATTCCATTTGAAATGGGAATTATTAAAAGTAGATATATTCACAGAACTTTTATCGAACCAGAACAGCATATTAGAGAACAGGGTGTTAAGTTAAAACTAGCACCACTTAAAGAGATGATTGAAAATAAAAGGGTTATTGTTGTCGATGATTCAATTGTTAGAGGAACTACATCTCGCCAAATTGTTAAAATGCTTTTTGAAACGGGCGCAAAGGAGGTTCACTTTGTTATAAGTTCTCCGCCAGTTAAATATCCAGATTTTTATGGAATAGATTTACCAAAGCAATCTGACTTACTTGCATCTAAAATGAGTATTGAAGAGATGAATAAATATTTAGGTTCTACATCTTTAAATTTTCTGTCCTACGATGGAATGATAGAATCAACTGGACTTAGCGAATCACTATTTTGCACATCATGTTTTAATGGAAAGTACCCAATTGATTTAAGAGAGAGAAAGGATGAGGTTTCGTACGAATAA
- a CDS encoding ABC transporter ATP-binding protein — MKYQLNKTEKKDRKVSLWSAFKKMKSFIKGEKRNLIMALIATIVTSSAALVAPLIIGYTIDNYIQKGNYREVLLTAVLLFIIYFIGLFSSYIQTTRMGGVGRRILFNLRNTVFNKLQELPLVFFNQNKVGDLISRINNDTDQLNQFFSQALMQFMRNFFLIVGAGIFLLVLNPKLGIVALIPAILVFIISRIISGWVKKKNLENLQSLGGMSAEIQENIDNFKVVVAFNRMDYFRKKFDNVNETNFKANFGAGIANNLFTPIYSLASNIGQLLVLVYGIYLISAGQLTIGLLIGFMLYTTSFYGPLQQLASVWSSLQQALAGLDRISEILVLKSNLEVLDLTKEDKQKGIPSGNLPTKNESLIIEFKNVSFGYPDGGSVLSNINLKFDKGKTYALVGPTGGGKTTTASLMARLFDPTEGTIFLDGIDIRSYQPADRVKKIGFILQEPFLFSGTVKDNIIYGNDNYANYSNEMLRDELEKAGLSKLLARFENGLDSKVTTSGDGISLGQKQLIAFIRAILHKPEILILDEATANIDTVTEQLLEEILMKLPSETTKVIIAHRLNTIDRADEICFVNSGTITVAGSMEHAVKMLMHGGHN, encoded by the coding sequence ATGAAATACCAGCTTAATAAAACAGAAAAAAAAGACAGAAAGGTGAGTTTGTGGAGTGCTTTTAAGAAAATGAAATCCTTCATTAAGGGAGAAAAGCGTAATTTAATAATGGCTTTAATCGCTACAATAGTCACTTCATCTGCTGCCCTAGTTGCCCCGCTTATAATTGGTTATACAATAGACAATTATATTCAAAAAGGTAACTACAGAGAAGTTCTATTAACAGCTGTATTATTATTCATAATTTATTTCATTGGATTATTTTCGAGTTATATACAGACAACAAGAATGGGCGGAGTCGGAAGAAGGATTTTATTCAATTTACGTAATACTGTTTTCAATAAGCTTCAGGAGTTGCCCTTGGTTTTCTTTAATCAAAATAAAGTCGGAGATTTAATTTCTCGTATTAATAATGACACAGACCAACTGAATCAATTTTTCTCTCAGGCTTTGATGCAATTCATGAGAAACTTTTTCTTGATAGTTGGTGCTGGAATATTTCTTCTTGTGTTGAATCCTAAGCTTGGTATAGTAGCTTTAATTCCAGCGATTCTAGTTTTTATTATTTCAAGAATTATTTCTGGTTGGGTGAAGAAAAAAAATCTAGAAAATTTACAAAGTCTTGGAGGAATGAGTGCTGAGATTCAAGAAAATATAGATAATTTTAAGGTTGTTGTTGCTTTCAATAGAATGGATTATTTTCGCAAAAAGTTTGACAATGTTAATGAAACAAATTTCAAAGCTAACTTTGGTGCTGGTATTGCAAATAACTTGTTTACACCAATATATAGTTTGGCATCAAATATTGGTCAACTTCTTGTTTTAGTTTATGGTATTTATCTTATTTCCGCTGGACAGCTTACCATTGGTTTGCTGATTGGTTTTATGCTTTATACAACAAGCTTTTATGGGCCATTGCAACAGCTTGCTTCTGTGTGGTCATCTCTACAGCAGGCGCTTGCCGGCTTAGATAGAATATCGGAAATTCTTGTCCTTAAATCAAATCTAGAGGTTTTAGATCTAACAAAAGAAGATAAACAGAAGGGTATTCCATCCGGAAATTTACCCACAAAAAATGAGAGCCTTATTATCGAGTTTAAAAATGTTTCATTTGGTTATCCTGATGGAGGGAGCGTGTTAAGTAATATTAATCTTAAATTTGATAAAGGAAAGACCTATGCACTTGTAGGTCCAACTGGCGGAGGAAAGACAACAACAGCTTCCTTAATGGCTAGATTATTTGATCCAACAGAAGGAACGATTTTTCTAGACGGCATTGATATTAGGTCGTATCAGCCAGCAGATAGAGTTAAAAAAATTGGTTTTATTCTACAAGAACCATTCCTTTTTTCAGGTACAGTTAAAGATAATATTATTTATGGTAATGACAATTATGCGAACTATTCAAATGAAATGCTTCGCGATGAACTTGAAAAAGCTGGATTATCAAAGTTGTTAGCAAGATTTGAAAACGGTCTTGATTCTAAAGTGACAACATCAGGTGATGGTATTAGTTTGGGACAGAAACAATTAATTGCGTTTATTCGTGCAATTTTGCATAAACCAGAGATTTTAATTTTAGATGAGGCAACAGCAAACATTGATACTGTAACCGAGCAATTATTGGAAGAAATACTTATGAAGCTTCCGTCTGAAACTACAAAAGTAATTATTGCCCACAGGCTAAATACAATAGATAGGGCCGATGAAATTTGTTTTGTAAATTCTGGAACAATAACCGTTGCTGGTTCAATGGAACATGCTGTGAAGATGCTTATGCATGGCGGGCATAATTAG